From Paenibacillus physcomitrellae, the proteins below share one genomic window:
- a CDS encoding glycine betaine ABC transporter substrate-binding protein, producing the protein MSLILILAACGSSKDTAGANSGKEITMGSKNFTENILVAEMMAQLIEAKTDIKVNRKLNLGGSNVVWTALKNNEIQLYPDYTGTVVANYYQEKTGTAEETLERAKELVKQDKLVFLDPLGFNNTYTLAVTKSTAEKYNLKTYSDLAKVSPDLVLGVEFEFLDRDDGYPGVQKLYNMNFKTAKGMDHGIMYQAIKGGETDVTNAYSTDAQIKANDLVILEDDKQFFPPYYAAPIIRQDTLDQYPEIADVLKTMNDSITEEDMQDLNGKVDIEGLKEDQVAHDFLVEKGLIES; encoded by the coding sequence ATGTCTTTAATCCTTATTCTGGCTGCTTGTGGAAGCTCTAAAGATACAGCCGGTGCGAACAGCGGCAAAGAAATTACGATGGGTTCCAAGAACTTCACCGAAAACATACTGGTGGCCGAGATGATGGCTCAGCTGATCGAAGCCAAGACAGACATCAAGGTGAACCGGAAGCTGAATCTGGGAGGTTCCAACGTTGTCTGGACGGCTCTGAAGAATAATGAAATTCAGCTCTATCCCGATTACACAGGAACAGTTGTGGCTAACTACTACCAGGAGAAAACAGGGACGGCGGAGGAAACGCTGGAGCGTGCAAAAGAACTGGTTAAACAGGATAAATTGGTCTTCCTTGACCCGCTTGGCTTTAACAATACGTATACTCTGGCTGTAACCAAAAGTACGGCCGAGAAGTATAATCTGAAGACCTACTCCGATCTTGCCAAAGTATCCCCTGATTTGGTTCTGGGCGTAGAATTTGAATTCCTGGATCGGGACGACGGTTACCCGGGTGTACAAAAGCTGTATAATATGAACTTCAAAACAGCAAAAGGTATGGACCACGGCATCATGTATCAAGCGATCAAAGGCGGAGAAACCGACGTAACGAATGCTTATTCTACGGATGCCCAAATTAAAGCCAATGATCTGGTCATTTTGGAGGATGATAAACAATTTTTCCCGCCGTATTATGCAGCCCCCATCATACGCCAGGACACGCTGGATCAGTATCCGGAGATTGCTGATGTGTTAAAAACGATGAATGATTCCATTACGGAAGAAGATATGCAGGATCTGAACGGGAAAGTGGACATCGAGGGATTAAAGGAAGATCAAGTGGCCCATGATTTCCTTGTCGAGAAGGGCTTGATCGAATCTTAA
- a CDS encoding alpha-amylase, translating into MKRNHTIMQFFEWHLPADGKHWDRLAKLAPQLKESGIDSVWIPPVTKAQTPEDTGYAVYDLYDLGEFDQKGQTRTKYGTKEQLINAIKTCRENRIEVYIDVVMNHKAGADETEKFKVVEVNPDNRTEVISEPFEIEGWTRFTFPGRKGKYSPFTWNFEHFNGTDFDQSKKRQGIFRILGDNKDWNQNVVHEFGNYDYLMFANIDYNHPVVREEMIKWGEWLLDTTGCGGLRLDAIKHINHNFIREFAAAMKGKRGETFYMVGEFWNPDLNNCRQFLDNVDYQIDLFDVSLHYKLQAASAAGKNFDLRTIFEDTLVASHPLNAVTFVDNHDSQPSESLESWVQDWFKPSAYSLILLRKDGYPVVFYGDYFGIGGENPLPGKKQALDPLLYARANKAYGEQQDYFDHPSTIGWVRLGDPELPGSGCAVLIANGAEGSKRMSVGKNRAGEVWTDLTGNRKEQIEIGEDGFAEFKVNGGSVSVWALADGE; encoded by the coding sequence ATGAAACGAAATCATACGATTATGCAGTTCTTTGAGTGGCATTTACCCGCGGACGGGAAACATTGGGACAGACTGGCCAAGCTTGCTCCGCAGCTTAAGGAAAGCGGGATTGATTCGGTCTGGATTCCCCCGGTGACCAAAGCGCAGACGCCGGAGGATACCGGATATGCCGTTTACGATTTATACGATCTCGGGGAGTTTGACCAGAAAGGCCAGACCCGAACCAAATACGGGACTAAAGAGCAGCTGATTAACGCTATCAAGACCTGCAGAGAGAACAGAATCGAGGTTTATATCGATGTCGTCATGAACCATAAGGCCGGAGCCGATGAGACGGAAAAATTCAAGGTCGTCGAGGTCAACCCCGACAACCGGACGGAAGTCATCTCGGAGCCTTTTGAAATCGAAGGCTGGACCAGATTTACGTTCCCGGGCCGTAAAGGGAAGTATTCCCCTTTTACCTGGAATTTCGAGCATTTTAACGGGACCGATTTCGATCAGAGCAAGAAACGGCAAGGCATCTTCCGGATTCTGGGCGACAACAAGGACTGGAACCAGAACGTCGTGCACGAATTCGGCAATTACGATTACCTGATGTTCGCCAATATCGACTATAACCACCCGGTTGTCCGTGAGGAGATGATCAAGTGGGGCGAATGGCTGCTGGATACAACCGGCTGCGGCGGTCTGCGTCTGGATGCCATTAAACATATCAACCACAACTTCATCCGGGAGTTTGCCGCCGCCATGAAGGGGAAACGCGGAGAGACCTTCTACATGGTCGGTGAGTTCTGGAACCCGGATCTGAACAACTGCCGGCAGTTCCTGGACAATGTCGATTATCAGATCGACCTGTTTGACGTCTCCCTGCACTACAAGCTTCAAGCGGCCTCCGCAGCAGGAAAAAACTTCGACCTGCGGACGATCTTCGAGGATACGCTGGTAGCCTCCCATCCGCTAAATGCCGTAACCTTCGTAGACAATCATGATTCACAGCCGAGCGAGTCGCTGGAGTCGTGGGTGCAGGACTGGTTTAAGCCCAGTGCTTACTCGCTCATTCTGCTGCGCAAGGACGGGTATCCGGTCGTCTTCTACGGCGACTATTTCGGCATTGGCGGGGAGAATCCTCTTCCCGGCAAAAAACAAGCCCTCGATCCCCTGCTCTATGCCCGGGCTAACAAAGCTTATGGCGAGCAGCAGGACTATTTCGATCACCCAAGCACCATCGGCTGGGTCCGCCTGGGCGATCCTGAGCTGCCCGGCTCCGGCTGCGCCGTTCTGATAGCGAACGGTGCGGAAGGCAGCAAACGCATGTCCGTCGGAAAAAACCGGGCCGGAGAGGTCTGGACGGACCTGACCGGCAACCGCAAAGAGCAGATCGAAATCGGCGAAGACGGCTTTGCCGAGTTTAAGGTAAATGGCGGCAGCGTCTCTGTTTGGGCGTTGGCGGACGGAGAATAG
- the hmpA gene encoding NO-inducible flavohemoprotein — MLSQQTIEIIKSTVPVLEVHGQTITSVFYKRMFEAHPELLHIFNQANQRQGKQSTALAGAVYAAAANIDRLENILPVVKQIAQKHRALQIKPEHYPIVGENLLAAIKEVLGEAATPEIMEAWSQAYGVIADAFIGIEAEMYKEAEEAKGGWSGYRAFVVERKVKESEVITSFYLKPQDGGEIASYLPGQYITLRVQPEGSAYTHIRHYSLSAAPGGKVYRISVRREEAGEGKPAGVVSNYLHDQVREGNVVDVSAPAGVFTLDQQRNTPVVLISGGVGLTPMVSMLETLLKEQPHRKVTYIHTAENGSYHAMKPHVEELEAEHEQMTSYICYKNPLEGDSCHKTGYIDETWLRQMADPAADFYFCGPVTFMRTVYAALNQMGIPEDRIHYEFFGPAAELQEA, encoded by the coding sequence ATGTTAAGTCAGCAAACGATAGAAATTATAAAATCGACCGTTCCGGTCTTGGAAGTTCATGGCCAGACGATTACCTCCGTTTTCTATAAAAGAATGTTCGAAGCCCATCCGGAGCTGCTCCATATATTCAACCAGGCCAACCAGCGGCAGGGCAAACAATCGACCGCACTGGCCGGTGCCGTTTACGCGGCTGCCGCCAACATCGACCGGCTGGAGAATATTTTGCCGGTTGTGAAGCAGATCGCTCAGAAGCACCGGGCGCTGCAGATCAAACCGGAGCATTATCCGATCGTCGGGGAGAATCTGCTTGCCGCGATTAAAGAGGTGCTCGGAGAAGCGGCAACGCCGGAGATTATGGAAGCTTGGAGCCAGGCTTACGGCGTGATTGCCGACGCGTTTATCGGCATTGAAGCCGAGATGTACAAGGAAGCTGAAGAAGCCAAAGGGGGATGGTCCGGCTACCGGGCTTTTGTGGTGGAGCGGAAAGTGAAGGAGAGCGAAGTCATTACTTCTTTTTATCTAAAACCGCAGGACGGCGGCGAGATCGCTTCTTATCTCCCAGGCCAATACATCACCCTGCGCGTGCAGCCGGAAGGCTCGGCTTATACGCATATCCGGCACTACAGCTTGTCTGCGGCTCCAGGCGGAAAGGTCTACCGGATCTCCGTCCGGCGCGAGGAGGCTGGGGAAGGAAAACCGGCGGGCGTTGTATCCAATTACCTGCACGATCAGGTGCGGGAAGGAAACGTTGTTGACGTGAGTGCGCCAGCGGGTGTTTTTACGTTGGACCAGCAGCGGAATACTCCTGTCGTACTGATCAGCGGAGGCGTGGGTTTGACGCCGATGGTGAGCATGCTGGAGACGCTGCTGAAGGAGCAGCCGCACCGTAAAGTTACGTACATTCATACTGCGGAGAACGGAAGTTATCATGCGATGAAGCCGCATGTCGAAGAGCTTGAGGCGGAACACGAACAAATGACTTCTTATATTTGTTATAAAAATCCGCTGGAAGGGGACAGCTGCCATAAAACCGGGTATATCGACGAAACCTGGCTCCGGCAGATGGCCGATCCGGCCGCCGATTTTTATTTCTGCGGACCGGTTACGTTCATGCGCACGGTTTACGCTGCCTTGAATCAAATGGGGATACCGGAAGACCGGATCCATTATGAGTTTTTTGGACCGGCTGCCGAGCTTCAGGAGGCCTGA
- a CDS encoding MazG-like protein, whose protein sequence is MDITEAVKRSVQIRNLYHELEIRHHGNKWSIEEDALAFLTDAGLVGRLTMAQQERWPAGADPEPGLEQKLAECLWWLIVLADRMDLDFEAAVGKFLKDKERLLGE, encoded by the coding sequence ATGGATATAACTGAAGCTGTTAAACGTTCCGTTCAGATCCGAAACCTTTATCATGAGCTGGAGATTCGGCATCACGGGAACAAATGGAGCATCGAGGAAGATGCCCTAGCCTTTCTGACGGACGCCGGACTAGTGGGGCGCCTGACGATGGCTCAGCAGGAGCGTTGGCCTGCAGGAGCTGATCCCGAGCCGGGATTGGAGCAGAAGCTGGCTGAATGCCTGTGGTGGCTGATCGTGCTGGCCGATCGGATGGATTTGGACTTTGAAGCAGCCGTGGGGAAATTCCTGAAGGATAAGGAGCGGCTTCTAGGCGAGTAA
- a CDS encoding N-acetyldiaminopimelate deacetylase has protein sequence MNQWVKDRENILIGIRRDLHQIPEPGFEEFKTQRYLLNVLAGLPQERMEIRTWRTGILVKITGTGAEPRRKFGYRADMDGLPIEEETGYEFRSTHKGYMHACGHDLHMTIGLGIVTYFAQSEHAISDDLIVIFQPAEEGPGGAQPMLESAELADWLPDQIVALHVAPEYPVGTIATRPGILFANTSELFIDLVGTGGHAAYPHKANDMVVAACQLVGQLQTVVARNIDPLDSAVITIGKIDGGTKQNIIAERARLEGTIRTLSAESMTKIKSRIENLVSGIETGFECRAEIDYGANYRQVYNEAELTREFMGWLEQREDVTLFECTEAMTGEDFGYFLAEIPGFMFWLGVDTPYGLHHAKLEPKEEAISLAVSTVADYLTWKSGQPV, from the coding sequence ATGAACCAATGGGTGAAGGACAGAGAGAACATTTTGATCGGCATCCGCCGCGATCTGCACCAAATTCCGGAGCCGGGGTTTGAAGAATTTAAAACCCAGCGGTATCTGCTGAATGTTCTGGCGGGGCTGCCGCAGGAACGGATGGAGATCCGGACGTGGAGAACCGGCATTCTGGTGAAAATCACTGGCACGGGTGCCGAACCGCGCCGCAAATTCGGCTACCGCGCCGATATGGACGGGCTGCCGATCGAAGAGGAGACGGGCTATGAATTCCGCTCGACGCATAAAGGGTATATGCACGCCTGCGGACATGATCTGCACATGACGATCGGCCTGGGCATCGTCACTTATTTTGCGCAAAGCGAGCATGCGATCAGCGATGATCTTATCGTTATCTTCCAGCCTGCCGAAGAGGGGCCGGGCGGGGCGCAGCCGATGCTGGAGAGCGCGGAGCTGGCGGACTGGTTGCCGGACCAGATCGTGGCGCTGCACGTCGCGCCGGAATATCCGGTCGGCACGATTGCGACGCGCCCGGGCATTTTGTTCGCCAATACGTCGGAGCTGTTCATCGACCTGGTCGGCACCGGCGGGCATGCGGCTTATCCGCATAAAGCCAATGACATGGTGGTTGCGGCCTGCCAGCTGGTCGGCCAGCTGCAGACGGTCGTCGCCCGCAACATTGATCCGCTGGATTCGGCCGTCATCACAATCGGGAAGATCGACGGCGGCACGAAGCAGAACATCATCGCCGAACGGGCGCGGCTGGAGGGTACGATCCGCACGTTGTCGGCGGAGTCGATGACGAAGATCAAATCGCGGATCGAGAACCTGGTCTCCGGCATCGAAACCGGCTTTGAATGCCGGGCTGAAATCGACTATGGCGCGAATTACCGCCAGGTCTATAACGAAGCGGAGCTGACGCGGGAGTTCATGGGATGGCTTGAGCAGCGGGAGGACGTTACGCTGTTTGAATGCACGGAAGCGATGACGGGCGAGGATTTCGGTTATTTTCTGGCGGAGATCCCCGGGTTCATGTTCTGGCTGGGCGTAGATACTCCTTACGGGCTGCATCATGCCAAGCTGGAGCCAAAGGAAGAGGCGATTAGCTTGGCGGTTTCGACGGTAGCCGATTATCTGACCTGGAAGTCAGGCCAGCCTGTCTGA
- a CDS encoding HNH endonuclease, translating into MTETEKPQMKMCMFCKQLKPVQDFRRRTGRRAGAGSRRGPCRDCRELQRKEEKERKQLGGPDSQKLQEASTLLQPGRQQERSQIGVPDQAGNAQSLTRAGRAAGANRPNQPAKPQKQTKSTAESVYQAKTQSNPKPNPKPKPKNKQLPAGQPAQEDVQQLKPMRSGMVRMRGKSDKGRRWQQEIELELARLLVQEHAAVIVNRHTIRRLFTNREFKHFILERDHYTCHFCGGYGDTIDHLLPRAKGGHTTPLNCVCACNACNQSKADRDLEDFMSSVVAPHK; encoded by the coding sequence ATGACAGAGACCGAGAAGCCTCAAATGAAAATGTGCATGTTTTGCAAGCAGCTCAAGCCTGTCCAGGATTTCCGCAGACGGACAGGCCGGAGAGCCGGTGCCGGCTCACGCCGCGGCCCCTGCCGCGATTGCCGCGAGCTGCAGCGGAAAGAAGAGAAGGAGCGAAAGCAGCTCGGCGGGCCGGACAGCCAGAAGCTTCAGGAAGCTTCCACGCTGCTCCAGCCCGGCCGGCAGCAGGAACGAAGTCAAATCGGGGTTCCAGATCAAGCTGGGAACGCCCAGTCTTTAACACGGGCCGGACGTGCAGCCGGAGCGAACCGCCCGAATCAGCCTGCCAAGCCGCAAAAGCAAACGAAATCAACAGCGGAATCAGTGTACCAAGCCAAAACTCAATCCAATCCAAAGCCAAACCCCAAGCCAAAGCCAAAAAATAAACAACTCCCGGCAGGTCAACCCGCACAGGAGGATGTTCAGCAGTTAAAGCCGATGCGTTCCGGAATGGTGCGCATGCGGGGGAAAAGCGACAAAGGACGGCGCTGGCAGCAGGAGATTGAGCTGGAACTGGCAAGACTGCTGGTACAGGAGCACGCCGCGGTGATCGTGAACCGTCATACGATCCGCAGGTTGTTTACGAACCGGGAATTCAAACATTTTATCCTCGAAAGAGATCACTACACCTGTCATTTCTGCGGCGGGTATGGGGATACGATCGACCATCTGCTTCCTCGGGCCAAAGGTGGGCATACCACGCCGCTGAACTGCGTATGTGCCTGCAATGCCTGCAATCAGAGTAAAGCCGACCGGGACTTGGAGGACTTTATGTCCTCGGTAGTTGCCCCGCACAAATAA
- the dapD gene encoding 2,3,4,5-tetrahydropyridine-2,6-dicarboxylate N-acetyltransferase, with protein MSTEMNTQEVINLIKTSKKKTPVKVYLKGNLDAVSFGENVKTFITGGSGVVFGDWADIQGVLEANSANIEDYVVENDRRNSAIPLLDLKNINARIEPGAYIREMVNIGDNAVIMMGAVINIGVSIGEGTMIDMGAVLGGRVQVGKMCHIGAGTVLAGVIEPPSAQPVVVEDDVLIGANAVVLEGVRIGEGAVVAAGAVVTENVPPFTVVAGTPARVIKQVDDKTKSKTEILAELRTL; from the coding sequence ATGTCTACTGAAATGAACACGCAGGAAGTTATTAATCTGATCAAAACCAGCAAGAAGAAAACGCCGGTTAAAGTATATCTCAAAGGAAATCTGGATGCTGTATCATTCGGGGAGAACGTGAAGACGTTTATTACCGGCGGCAGCGGCGTTGTATTTGGCGATTGGGCCGATATTCAAGGCGTGCTTGAAGCCAACAGCGCTAATATCGAAGATTATGTTGTGGAAAATGACCGCCGCAACTCCGCGATCCCGCTGCTTGACCTGAAAAACATCAACGCTCGCATCGAGCCGGGCGCTTACATTCGTGAAATGGTCAACATTGGCGACAACGCCGTCATCATGATGGGCGCGGTGATCAACATCGGCGTATCCATCGGCGAAGGCACCATGATCGACATGGGCGCTGTCCTTGGCGGACGCGTACAAGTCGGCAAAATGTGCCACATCGGCGCTGGCACAGTGCTGGCAGGCGTTATCGAGCCGCCGTCCGCACAACCAGTAGTTGTCGAAGACGACGTATTGATCGGGGCTAACGCCGTTGTGCTTGAAGGTGTACGCATTGGCGAAGGTGCTGTCGTAGCCGCTGGCGCCGTCGTGACTGAAAATGTTCCTCCGTTCACCGTAGTTGCCGGTACGCCTGCACGCGTGATCAAACAAGTGGATGACAAAACGAAATCCAAAACGGAAATTTTGGCTGAGCTCCGTACGCTGTAA
- a CDS encoding NAD(P)H-dependent oxidoreductase, with product MKTLIIYAHPNHDSLCYAFLQKVLQGCEENPDSTEVQVLDLYAEGFNPVLVFNEEQRRRDMHRNPALETYRQQITWADRLVFVYPIWWGRPPAMLLGYIDQMFASNFAYRDKKGPFPEGLLKGKSAVCISTMKGPAGYPLIYLNNAPKILMKRALLNFVGIKKVKMFEFGSMESPKGRQAEKLEKVYRYFLNR from the coding sequence ATGAAAACGTTAATTATTTATGCGCATCCCAATCACGACAGCCTTTGCTATGCATTTCTGCAAAAGGTGCTTCAAGGCTGCGAGGAGAATCCAGATTCAACCGAGGTCCAGGTGCTGGATTTGTATGCCGAAGGGTTTAATCCGGTGCTTGTTTTTAACGAGGAACAGCGCAGAAGGGATATGCACCGCAACCCGGCCCTTGAAACATACAGGCAGCAGATTACGTGGGCGGACCGGCTCGTGTTTGTTTATCCGATCTGGTGGGGCCGCCCTCCGGCCATGCTGCTCGGTTATATTGATCAAATGTTTGCATCCAATTTCGCCTACAGGGATAAGAAAGGCCCTTTTCCGGAGGGACTGCTCAAGGGCAAAAGCGCCGTCTGCATTTCCACCATGAAAGGTCCGGCCGGTTATCCGTTGATTTACCTGAACAATGCCCCCAAGATCCTGATGAAAAGAGCTTTATTAAATTTCGTAGGCATCAAAAAGGTGAAAATGTTTGAATTCGGCAGCATGGAAAGCCCGAAAGGCCGGCAGGCGGAGAAGCTGGAGAAGGTGTACAGATATTTCTTAAATCGTTAA
- a CDS encoding aminotransferase A, which produces MEHLINANVRDIQISGIRQIANKVAEYPGALSLTIGQPDFPTPAHIIEAAKQALDEGRTVYTPNAGLPALREAAADFLRRKYGLSYNGADEVIVTNGASEALDIALRTLLSPGDEVILQGPIYPGYEPLIRLSGGVPVYVDTRSTGFKMTADLIAAKLTPRTKIVVLGYPSNPTGRVLAREELQEIAALLAEQEVFVISDEIYSELIYEGGHHSIAAMNGMRGKTVVINGLSKSHSMTGWRIGFTFAPAEITKHMIKVHQYNVTCASSVSQYAALEALTNGYDDALPMREAYRERRDYVYDRLTAMGLPLVKPEGAFYLFVSVEKFGLKSMDFALRLLDEAGVAVVPGSAFSEYGEGYIRISYAYAQEALERALDRLEGFVGKLEQD; this is translated from the coding sequence ATGGAACATTTAATCAACGCTAACGTACGAGACATTCAAATCAGCGGCATCCGCCAGATCGCCAACAAGGTTGCGGAATATCCGGGTGCCTTGTCGCTGACCATCGGGCAGCCGGACTTTCCGACTCCCGCCCACATTATTGAGGCGGCCAAACAAGCTCTGGACGAGGGACGCACCGTCTATACGCCAAATGCCGGGCTTCCGGCGCTGCGCGAGGCGGCAGCCGACTTCCTCCGCCGCAAATACGGCTTATCCTACAACGGTGCGGATGAGGTGATCGTAACGAACGGGGCCAGCGAAGCGCTGGATATCGCGCTGCGTACGCTGCTGAGTCCGGGGGACGAGGTTATTCTTCAGGGGCCGATTTATCCGGGATACGAACCGCTCATCCGCTTGTCGGGCGGGGTTCCCGTATACGTCGATACACGAAGCACAGGCTTTAAAATGACGGCCGACCTGATCGCCGCCAAACTCACGCCGCGGACCAAAATCGTCGTGCTCGGCTATCCCTCCAACCCTACGGGCAGGGTTTTGGCCCGCGAGGAATTGCAGGAAATTGCGGCGCTGCTGGCCGAACAAGAAGTATTCGTCATCTCGGACGAGATCTACAGCGAGCTGATCTATGAAGGCGGACATCACTCCATTGCTGCCATGAACGGCATGCGCGGGAAAACCGTTGTTATTAACGGGTTATCCAAATCCCACTCCATGACGGGCTGGAGGATCGGCTTTACTTTTGCGCCTGCGGAAATTACGAAACATATGATTAAGGTGCACCAGTACAACGTCACCTGCGCAAGCTCGGTCAGCCAATACGCGGCGCTGGAGGCGCTGACGAACGGTTATGACGACGCACTGCCGATGCGGGAGGCTTACCGGGAACGGCGCGATTACGTCTACGACCGTCTGACCGCGATGGGACTTCCGCTTGTGAAGCCGGAAGGGGCCTTTTATCTTTTTGTATCGGTAGAAAAGTTTGGCTTGAAGTCCATGGACTTCGCTCTTAGGCTGCTTGATGAAGCCGGCGTGGCCGTGGTGCCGGGCAGCGCTTTTTCCGAATATGGGGAAGGCTATATCCGCATCTCTTATGCGTATGCCCAAGAAGCGCTGGAGCGGGCGCTGGACCGGTTGGAAGGTTTCGTAGGCAAGCTGGAGCAGGACTAG